One window of the Triticum dicoccoides isolate Atlit2015 ecotype Zavitan chromosome 3B, WEW_v2.0, whole genome shotgun sequence genome contains the following:
- the LOC119274859 gene encoding uncharacterized protein At4g14100-like, with amino-acid sequence MGWPLLQLLLIAATTTAAASSSATTPDGPAPWPEQFHAVLFTNLTNVSFASTSPPLRLHDLYYDWPRRRNLNLIRYQLSRDPLYDVEWNNGTSFYFDSATCRTLQFPVGMLRPGWIAEGGAVYLGRETTGGIDCHVWGKADFIVYYEDALTRRPVRWNFIDVTGIEQFVMSFEVGVVLEDDSQWQAPAHCFLDDAANKTNEHDDHVAVSNGVMDALRLFRKFAGAAAAY; translated from the exons ATGGGATGGCCACTGCTCCAGCTCCTGCTCATCGCCGCCACCACCACTGCAGCGGCGTCGTCCTCAGCGACGACGCCTGACGGGCCGGCGCCATGGCCGGAGCAGTTCCACGCGGTGCTGTTCACGAACCTGACCAACGTCTCGTtcgcatcgacgagcccaccgctcCGCCTGCACGACCTCTACTACGACTGGCCGCGGCGGCGCAACCTGAACCTGATCCGGTACCAGCTGTCCCGCGACCCGCTGTACGACGTGGAGTGGAACAACGGCACCAGCTTCTACTTCGACTCGGCCACCTGCCGCACGCTGCAGTTCCCCGTCGGCATGCTCCGCCCCGGGTGGATCGCCGAGGGCGGCGCCGTCTACCTCGGCCGCGAGACCACCGGCGGGATCGACTGCCACGTCTGGGGCAAGGCTGACTTCATCGTCTACTACGAGGACGCACtcacgcgccgccccgtccgctggAACTTCATTGATG TGACGGGGATAGAGCAGTTTGTGATGAGCTTCGAGGTGGGCGTGGTGCTGGAAGACGATTCGCAGTGGCAGGCACCCGCGCACTGCTTCCTGGACGACGCAGCCAACAAGACCAACGAGCACGACGATCATGTCGCTGTTTCGAATGGCGTCATGGACGCGCTCAGGCTATTCAGGAAGTTTGCTGGAGCTGCCGCCGCCTACTGA